In Candidatus Sysuiplasma jiujiangense, a single genomic region encodes these proteins:
- a CDS encoding Eco57I restriction-modification methylase domain-containing protein: protein MFSNSFIEIAIVEVDSGSGFSRSLCTQTARRWKENRLLKPLLLFTNRYESFAVIVPGKGAYGEAKILKLADRLYRTDIEVLNSIRYVDNPQELSHLYDTSFFPYEKVREEFFEGYRRLYQDIEKAVRPFLGKHSTSYAQRFLGRLMFLYFLQRKGWLRKNRRFIDTIEGYRHLNELFYESLSREGTDGIPFLNGSLFEREEYMTDSMERKLDRVMDGMFRDAKDFFNQFNFTVDETAPLELEVSIDPALIGTVFENMLPENERGGKGTFYTPLNESSFICRRALAEYLGSHDTVEEAEKSEKFRDGLHALIADMKSRKSEKEVRELRERLLSLRVLDPAVGSGGFLLVIMNEIIALIQEAEAIVGWKSDPEAHKKRILPNLYGFDIESEAIEIARLRLWLSLIIDEKEPEPLPNLDFNIVAIDDSLQLPDGQRTLDQETESVREQYNRIHAVYVNEHSPHEKAKLRKEMARLSAEISKRTGNSPSVIEMHMPQKAQILVMNPPYVRQEGIPQARKKYYTDKFGIDRKSDLYAYFFIRALNLVSDDGVLSVITSDKWLETGYGITLQRRIKDNIVAIYGQRERSFGADINTVVTVCTSRPNSKPAIDFTYLETYGLEKVRLHYAIPRKGLQPGKWFYLRAPKVFMEKILPKLTHKLGDFAEIKFGIKTGANDFFYMKDVSHLYETDYLANPKKFEEWGVKTKEESGLKDQGLIYVENESRERYVIDSTDVIPVVRSPKETNTYIIKKPKKYAFYPDIKREPGQFSLRYIHQAMNREFVIQKGTKKGSVVIGVHKLQSVSNNSPKWYNLRRLDPANLISNEVVNDRHFTLYSVNSTLASDMFVLIYPKQTEVATIFLYMNSSIFHVCKELLGKRMGGGALKIQVNDYEQMPAPDLGKLDLANVGVSLNREAKRYFEEVKMEDRQKLDIEVLRAIGANNFPLAEFYKEYVDLVDDRLIKADRGLKSQGAINDQDN, encoded by the coding sequence ATGTTTTCCAACAGCTTCATTGAAATCGCGATCGTGGAGGTTGATTCGGGCTCCGGCTTCTCGAGGAGTCTGTGCACCCAGACGGCAAGACGCTGGAAGGAGAACAGGCTGCTGAAACCGCTGCTGCTGTTCACAAACAGGTATGAATCCTTTGCCGTGATAGTTCCGGGCAAAGGCGCTTACGGTGAGGCGAAGATACTCAAACTCGCCGACCGGCTTTACAGGACGGACATCGAAGTGCTGAACTCCATCAGATACGTTGACAACCCTCAAGAGCTTTCACATCTCTACGACACTTCATTCTTCCCCTATGAGAAAGTGCGCGAAGAGTTCTTCGAAGGTTATCGGAGACTCTATCAGGATATCGAGAAGGCAGTCAGGCCGTTTCTGGGAAAGCACAGCACATCGTATGCGCAGAGATTCCTTGGCAGACTCATGTTCCTCTATTTCCTGCAGAGGAAAGGCTGGCTGAGAAAGAACAGGAGGTTCATCGACACCATCGAAGGCTATAGGCATCTCAATGAGCTTTTCTATGAAAGCCTCAGCAGAGAGGGTACAGATGGCATCCCCTTCCTCAACGGCTCCCTGTTCGAACGCGAGGAATACATGACCGATTCTATGGAACGGAAACTTGACCGTGTAATGGATGGCATGTTCAGGGATGCCAAGGACTTCTTCAACCAGTTTAATTTCACAGTTGATGAAACAGCCCCTCTTGAACTGGAGGTAAGCATCGATCCAGCCCTGATCGGAACTGTCTTCGAGAACATGCTGCCGGAGAATGAAAGGGGCGGCAAAGGAACGTTCTACACGCCCTTGAATGAAAGCTCATTCATCTGCAGGAGGGCGCTTGCTGAATATCTCGGCAGCCATGATACTGTCGAAGAAGCTGAAAAGAGTGAGAAATTCAGGGATGGATTGCATGCGCTCATCGCAGACATGAAAAGCAGGAAGAGCGAGAAGGAAGTCAGGGAATTGCGTGAAAGACTGCTCTCTTTGAGGGTGCTAGATCCTGCAGTTGGTTCAGGCGGGTTCCTTCTGGTGATTATGAACGAGATCATAGCGCTGATACAGGAGGCGGAAGCGATTGTAGGGTGGAAATCAGATCCGGAGGCACACAAGAAGAGAATATTGCCCAACCTGTACGGTTTTGACATAGAGTCAGAGGCAATCGAGATTGCCCGACTCAGGCTCTGGCTCTCGCTGATAATAGACGAGAAGGAACCTGAACCGCTGCCGAATCTGGATTTCAACATTGTCGCCATTGACGACTCGCTGCAGCTGCCTGATGGCCAGCGCACGCTTGACCAGGAAACGGAGTCGGTCAGGGAGCAGTACAACCGCATTCACGCCGTGTATGTGAATGAACACTCTCCACATGAGAAGGCAAAACTGAGAAAGGAAATGGCTCGCTTGAGTGCTGAAATATCGAAGCGGACGGGGAACAGCCCATCTGTCATCGAAATGCACATGCCGCAAAAGGCTCAGATACTGGTCATGAATCCACCGTACGTAAGGCAGGAGGGCATTCCACAGGCCAGGAAGAAATACTACACCGACAAGTTCGGCATCGACAGGAAATCCGACCTGTATGCGTATTTCTTCATCAGGGCGCTCAATCTTGTCTCAGACGATGGTGTCCTGTCCGTCATAACATCTGACAAATGGCTTGAGACTGGTTACGGTATAACCCTTCAGCGGCGGATAAAGGACAATATAGTCGCAATATACGGCCAGAGGGAGAGGAGCTTTGGTGCAGACATCAACACCGTTGTTACCGTATGCACTTCGCGGCCAAACAGCAAACCCGCCATAGATTTTACTTACCTCGAGACTTATGGGCTGGAAAAGGTTCGACTGCATTACGCCATCCCGAGGAAGGGCCTCCAGCCCGGTAAGTGGTTCTACCTTCGCGCGCCGAAGGTGTTCATGGAAAAGATACTTCCAAAACTCACACACAAACTCGGAGATTTTGCTGAAATTAAATTTGGGATTAAAACCGGCGCTAACGACTTCTTCTACATGAAGGACGTAAGCCACCTATACGAGACCGATTATCTTGCAAATCCGAAGAAGTTCGAAGAGTGGGGAGTGAAGACGAAGGAAGAAAGTGGGTTGAAGGATCAAGGGCTCATCTATGTAGAAAATGAGAGCAGAGAAAGATACGTAATAGATAGTACCGACGTCATTCCGGTTGTAAGGAGCCCAAAGGAGACTAATACTTACATCATTAAGAAGCCCAAAAAGTACGCATTTTATCCAGACATTAAGAGAGAACCAGGTCAATTTTCGCTTAGGTATATTCATCAAGCGATGAACCGCGAGTTCGTCATTCAGAAAGGAACCAAGAAAGGAAGTGTTGTGATTGGGGTCCACAAATTGCAGAGTGTTTCAAACAACTCTCCAAAGTGGTATAATCTTCGAAGGCTCGATCCTGCGAATTTGATTTCTAACGAAGTTGTAAACGATCGGCATTTCACTTTATACTCTGTTAATTCCACATTGGCTTCTGATATGTTTGTACTGATTTATCCAAAGCAGACTGAAGTGGCGACTATTTTCTTGTATATGAATTCATCAATCTTTCACGTTTGTAAAGAACTTCTTGGTAAGAGAATGGGTGGAGGTGCATTAAAGATTCAGGTAAATGACTACGAACAGATGCCCGCACCGGATTTGGGCAAGCTGGATTTAGCAAACGTTGGTGTTTCATTGAACAGAGAAGCAAAGAGATATTTTGAAGAGGTCAAAATGGAAGACAGACAAAAGTTAGATATCGAAGTCTTAAGAGCTATAGGCGCCAATAATTTTCCACTAGCTGAGTTTTATAAAGAATACGTTGACCTAGTTGATGATCGTTTGATCAAGGCCGACAGGGGATTGAAATCACAGGGGGCAATAAATGACCAGGATAATTGA
- a CDS encoding transposase — translation MYCPSIVDGGQRLRRRKTAKNVLSFFKELRRHYPAEQRIHMIMENLSVHSTEDIMKWAKKNRVSFAPTPTNASWLNPVETHIGDIQRLALKDTDYRSRLEVDAALQSAIRYKNAHRKEMLENRERRKRDRRTARKRVIWKFRRQNSVIEHGTRLVSRGYTSVFEIDLCFRRLMVK, via the coding sequence GTGTATTGCCCATCTATTGTTGATGGTGGACAGAGACTGAGGAGAAGGAAGACTGCGAAGAACGTACTCTCCTTCTTCAAGGAGCTGCGACGACACTATCCGGCGGAGCAGCGCATTCACATGATAATGGAAAACCTGTCCGTCCATTCAACAGAGGACATAATGAAATGGGCGAAGAAGAACAGGGTCTCCTTCGCACCCACACCGACAAACGCTTCATGGCTCAATCCCGTCGAAACACACATAGGTGACATTCAGCGCCTGGCATTGAAGGATACAGACTACAGATCAAGGCTGGAAGTCGATGCAGCACTTCAGAGTGCCATCAGGTACAAGAATGCGCACAGGAAGGAGATGCTCGAGAACAGGGAGAGGAGGAAGAGAGACAGGAGAACCGCAAGGAAAAGAGTTATCTGGAAATTCAGGAGACAGAACTCAGTTATTGAACACGGCACTAGATTAGTCAGTCGTGGTTATACTTCGGTCTTTGAAATTGACCTCTGCTTCCGCAGACTCATGGTGAAGTAG
- a CDS encoding DEAD/DEAH box helicase family protein: MTRIIDNSKEKLSATLNNALEDADDIAIASAYFNVNGYGELKDALRNKPLKFLLGRAQTESVKWEEEIIRELEENEDERRYFELLQNAVEFFEGERVSVRALKGPFFHGKAYIGAAPALDNLKRGIGVVGSSNFTKGGLVTNRELNMLNTDREVVNELVSWFNGAWEHSTDFKEEFLSVLKNYVTTRSPYEVAAKALYETYKDTLDVSVESQKVLETLMPHQKLTVRDALLMLERYNGVVVADATGLGKSRIALSLALNAIREGKKCLLIAPASVLATTWKHEFAKTHISLDETISTESLSDHPDYFDNKKFSDVGLVIVDEAHDFRRPSTNRYGALRDLLLRTKAQVVLATATPVNNSLMDLYSLLSLYLPEDCITDILDQTLKGFFTANQKRWLRGEPIDLEKVLERFIVRHSRRLAVALGEGKLKFPERELDMDPLTRYDARIDYEKIDALLDKMNFMFYDLSIDRLSGQLKMPDGTPVPKAVEQSKRDNLKKLVKAIVIIGIFKRLESSSKAFEDTLGMLRDYIEKAIAFADEKSYFIPPSFRNDPLFDFDEELPSPEDIFREGKYSEIKERCKLTRDEVAQFVAKCREDVTTIDSLLSEIPANDPKFATFASRLSVITKAIASDDNNGVIIFSQFTSTATYLYDRLSKSSAALPVMMVTGSICRDAKGRNREKSAIIEEFQNNGGILVSTDVLSEGQNLQNAQYVVNYDFPWNPVVLIQRIGRVDRMGSVHDKVYVSNILSVNGNRDDPKTLEHFLGLMGKLYKKLDAIRATIGIDATTLGEEADPKDFGLQIEMSKGNFSAIEKLSRELEQFTSDPLDTLAKIIQDRSIEWLERIPDGIGAFKKGDRDAMFVLFRNGQDLYWRTKYFDGDREISDSINDTVSILLDGEAENHGERIDYGRLLERMREMKESLRMELKKRRQREITTGGTPLRATKAVKEIFDELANSGGDGETLAARFRARSNTQSLVSALNKARKEGRLIDKARELLQESTDSGQEPAGQAGGLKLKRVCWCWIQPSKQVRSSPTKTT; this comes from the coding sequence ATGACCAGGATAATTGACAATTCAAAGGAAAAACTGTCTGCAACCCTGAATAACGCTCTTGAAGATGCGGATGATATCGCCATTGCATCCGCCTACTTCAACGTAAATGGATATGGTGAACTGAAGGACGCCCTCAGGAACAAACCACTGAAGTTTCTTCTTGGCCGCGCCCAGACTGAAAGCGTAAAATGGGAAGAGGAGATTATCAGAGAGCTTGAGGAAAACGAGGACGAACGCCGTTATTTCGAACTTCTGCAGAACGCAGTTGAATTCTTTGAAGGTGAAAGGGTCAGTGTCAGGGCTCTGAAGGGTCCCTTCTTTCACGGCAAGGCGTACATCGGTGCCGCTCCTGCACTGGACAACCTGAAGAGAGGGATAGGCGTCGTGGGGTCAAGTAATTTCACAAAGGGAGGCCTTGTCACCAACAGGGAACTCAACATGCTGAACACGGATAGGGAAGTGGTCAATGAACTTGTGTCATGGTTTAACGGTGCGTGGGAGCATTCGACAGATTTCAAGGAGGAGTTTCTGTCGGTACTGAAGAATTACGTTACCACAAGGAGCCCTTATGAGGTAGCTGCAAAGGCACTGTATGAAACTTACAAGGATACACTTGATGTTTCTGTGGAAAGTCAGAAGGTGCTCGAGACACTTATGCCGCACCAGAAACTGACAGTCAGGGACGCGCTGCTCATGCTTGAGCGGTACAACGGCGTGGTTGTTGCAGACGCTACCGGACTTGGCAAGAGCAGGATAGCTCTCAGCCTTGCCCTGAATGCCATAAGGGAGGGAAAGAAATGCCTTCTCATAGCACCAGCAAGCGTCCTTGCCACCACATGGAAACATGAATTTGCCAAGACGCATATCTCTCTCGACGAAACCATCTCAACCGAGTCACTTTCCGATCATCCTGATTATTTCGACAACAAGAAGTTTTCCGACGTGGGCCTCGTCATTGTGGATGAAGCGCACGATTTCAGGCGCCCCTCCACTAACAGGTACGGTGCTCTAAGGGATCTGCTGCTCAGGACAAAGGCACAGGTGGTGCTAGCAACCGCCACACCGGTAAATAACAGCCTGATGGATTTGTATTCGCTCCTGTCGCTTTACCTTCCCGAGGATTGCATTACCGACATCCTTGACCAGACGCTCAAGGGTTTCTTCACTGCAAACCAGAAGAGATGGCTGAGGGGAGAGCCCATCGATTTGGAGAAGGTTCTTGAGCGCTTCATCGTGAGGCATTCGAGAAGGCTCGCGGTTGCGCTCGGCGAAGGGAAGCTCAAATTTCCCGAAAGGGAACTTGACATGGATCCGCTGACGCGATACGATGCCAGGATTGATTACGAGAAGATAGACGCGCTGCTCGACAAAATGAATTTCATGTTCTACGACCTGTCCATAGACAGGCTAAGTGGTCAGTTGAAAATGCCGGACGGTACCCCAGTCCCGAAGGCGGTTGAGCAAAGCAAAAGGGACAACCTGAAGAAGCTGGTCAAGGCAATTGTAATCATCGGTATATTCAAACGCCTCGAAAGCAGCTCGAAAGCTTTTGAGGATACACTAGGCATGCTCCGTGACTATATCGAAAAGGCAATCGCATTCGCTGACGAAAAGAGCTATTTCATTCCGCCATCATTCAGGAACGATCCGCTGTTCGATTTTGACGAGGAGCTGCCCTCTCCCGAAGATATCTTCAGGGAAGGGAAGTACTCGGAAATCAAGGAAAGGTGCAAACTGACCCGGGATGAAGTGGCGCAGTTTGTTGCAAAGTGCAGGGAAGACGTTACGACTATCGACTCACTTCTCTCGGAAATTCCTGCAAATGATCCGAAGTTCGCTACCTTTGCATCGAGATTAAGCGTCATAACCAAAGCCATTGCCTCAGATGATAACAACGGCGTCATAATATTTTCGCAGTTTACCTCAACCGCGACATACCTTTACGACAGGCTTTCCAAGTCATCGGCTGCATTGCCCGTAATGATGGTTACCGGAAGCATCTGCAGGGATGCAAAAGGGCGCAACAGAGAGAAATCGGCGATAATCGAAGAGTTCCAGAACAATGGCGGCATACTCGTCAGCACCGATGTTCTGAGCGAAGGGCAGAACCTGCAAAACGCGCAGTACGTGGTCAACTACGATTTTCCATGGAATCCTGTCGTTCTAATACAGCGGATTGGAAGAGTCGACAGAATGGGTTCCGTCCACGACAAGGTGTATGTGAGCAACATACTCTCCGTGAACGGCAACCGTGACGATCCCAAAACGCTGGAACATTTTCTAGGCCTCATGGGGAAGCTTTACAAGAAGTTAGATGCTATACGCGCCACAATTGGTATCGACGCAACGACACTCGGCGAGGAAGCGGATCCAAAGGATTTTGGATTACAGATTGAAATGTCAAAGGGAAACTTTTCTGCAATAGAGAAGCTTTCTCGGGAGCTCGAGCAGTTCACGAGCGATCCTCTCGACACACTCGCAAAGATAATCCAGGACAGATCCATCGAATGGCTGGAGAGGATACCCGATGGCATCGGCGCCTTCAAGAAGGGGGACAGGGACGCCATGTTCGTGCTGTTCAGGAACGGCCAAGATCTTTACTGGCGTACCAAATACTTCGACGGTGACAGGGAAATAAGCGACTCTATTAATGACACTGTCTCCATACTGCTTGATGGAGAAGCCGAAAATCATGGAGAGAGGATCGATTACGGTCGTTTGCTTGAAAGAATGAGGGAAATGAAGGAATCGCTCAGAATGGAGCTTAAGAAAAGACGGCAGAGAGAGATAACGACGGGAGGTACCCCTCTAAGAGCGACAAAAGCAGTGAAGGAGATATTTGACGAACTTGCAAACAGTGGGGGAGATGGCGAAACACTTGCTGCAAGGTTCAGAGCCAGATCGAACACTCAGAGTCTTGTTTCTGCCCTGAATAAGGCAAGGAAGGAGGGCAGGCTCATCGATAAGGCGAGGGAACTGCTGCAAGAGTCGACCGATTCTGGTCAGGAACCAGCAGGAC
- a CDS encoding transposase, which produces MRRDSANSIRKRCGSRCHERKRDWRKYNEWQCKEIVLACTVLRGLVDNSRVHYWERRDGRPRIARRDIVLCLLVKACLNVSCRRLTGFLSRIPHFSTLAAYNRMPSMEVTLKSLLGHTAEGAWKEESIIAIDSSGLLLHGSGSWRSSRYREGRKDYGKIHVLSGTDSLMTLAVRTTRGTWDDSTRPGQLMNEVTEGSTVTAVATDIAYWNLYSVCADKATWCAANGTGAYRCKFVFSVSDRMRGNPHGATIIKVSIYSLSNGRRCHKFQRLFLEITTGTVGLSGERRDAGYRNIEKTASVPA; this is translated from the coding sequence TTGAGAAGAGATAGTGCAAACAGCATACGTAAACGTTGCGGAAGCAGGTGCCATGAAAGGAAGAGGGACTGGAGAAAATACAACGAATGGCAGTGCAAGGAGATCGTCCTCGCATGCACTGTGTTGAGAGGACTTGTAGACAACTCAAGGGTGCATTACTGGGAGAGGAGGGACGGCAGACCCAGAATAGCCAGGAGGGACATTGTGCTGTGCCTCTTGGTTAAGGCATGCCTCAATGTAAGCTGCAGGAGGCTCACAGGTTTCCTGAGCCGTATACCGCACTTCAGCACACTTGCGGCATACAACAGGATGCCTTCCATGGAGGTCACGCTGAAATCGCTCCTTGGGCACACTGCAGAGGGTGCATGGAAGGAGGAGTCTATCATCGCGATTGACTCATCTGGCCTGCTCCTCCACGGCTCAGGCTCATGGAGGAGCAGCAGGTACAGGGAAGGGAGGAAGGATTACGGAAAGATACATGTGCTTTCAGGCACAGATTCGCTGATGACACTGGCTGTAAGGACAACGAGAGGGACATGGGATGACAGCACACGGCCCGGTCAGCTCATGAATGAAGTGACGGAAGGCTCCACCGTCACAGCCGTGGCAACAGACATTGCCTACTGGAATCTCTACAGCGTATGCGCTGATAAGGCGACATGGTGCGCAGCGAACGGGACTGGCGCATATCGATGCAAATTTGTCTTTTCAGTTTCGGATAGAATGCGTGGAAACCCGCATGGCGCAACCATTATCAAAGTATCGATATATTCGCTGAGCAATGGCAGGCGATGTCATAAATTTCAACGTCTCTTTCTGGAAATCACAACTGGAACAGTTGGGTTATCCGGTGAAAGAAGAGATGCTGGATATAGAAACATTGAGAAAACAGCGAGTGTTCCCGCCTAA
- a CDS encoding NYN domain-containing protein: MDKTIVFIDDGYLSKISKFLGGGTYLQIDINQFAINLAKAQNLWCEEVYLYTAPPFQSAVPTTEEAEKRARYDRFTSRVRRISGFNVREGRLQYVDGEYRQKGVDTLLTMDLLTLTKENYPNIKTVILLACDTDFVPVLQEIRQNGVKIILYYFTDYKRGSLFSMSNYILTACDQCVLLDISYFTMSLRKQRSISKTEV, encoded by the coding sequence TTGGATAAGACTATTGTTTTCATAGATGATGGGTATCTCAGCAAGATTTCTAAGTTCCTAGGAGGAGGCACTTATCTCCAGATAGATATCAACCAATTCGCGATAAACCTAGCAAAGGCTCAGAACCTCTGGTGCGAAGAAGTCTATCTTTACACAGCTCCCCCTTTTCAATCTGCTGTTCCCACAACGGAAGAGGCAGAGAAGCGGGCGAGGTACGACCGCTTCACTTCTAGAGTGCGGAGGATTTCAGGCTTTAATGTCAGAGAAGGCAGACTGCAATACGTGGATGGTGAGTATCGCCAAAAGGGAGTAGATACGCTGCTCACAATGGATCTGCTCACGCTCACGAAAGAGAATTACCCTAACATCAAGACCGTAATACTACTTGCATGCGACACCGACTTCGTGCCTGTTCTTCAGGAAATAAGACAAAATGGGGTCAAGATAATCCTTTATTACTTCACTGATTACAAAAGGGGGTCCCTCTTTTCGATGTCCAATTACATTTTGACTGCTTGCGATCAGTGCGTGCTATTGGATATAAGCTACTTCACCATGAGTCTGCGGAAGCAGAGGTCAATTTCAAAGACCGAAGTATAA
- a CDS encoding ParB/RepB/Spo0J family partition protein — protein MTDRVSGVRRQIAIPDLIISESNVRMGDIERDQHEVDKLAKSISETGLQNPLRVREIPGQPGQYEVYEGSRRLRALKQLGKSHADCIVSNVSDAEATLASLHENLVRGEISALEISKGIYKIMEQIEGGDITKRREVARRLNWFKDDGRPDTNRVTKTLKLGEFQEKLGGKVAVKYRTKGDAMRKEKVIPWAVAERLQTILENPVVESQLQSLKVPERQKDYEDYVMRLANAYRQVRTGRRKVFEERFIANANQDPVETAQEVERESIKSQLVTFRLDPELYGWIVQFAAKNNVTKTEAIIRIIQAHRAHLSSSGRQDQINDTKMTVEGQTL, from the coding sequence ATGACAGATCGTGTCAGTGGTGTGAGAAGGCAGATAGCAATACCTGACCTGATTATCAGCGAGTCGAATGTTAGGATGGGAGACATTGAACGGGACCAGCATGAAGTGGACAAGTTGGCAAAGAGTATCAGTGAAACTGGATTGCAAAACCCGCTTCGAGTGAGAGAGATCCCTGGGCAACCAGGCCAGTATGAAGTCTACGAAGGAAGCAGAAGGTTGAGGGCTCTAAAGCAGCTGGGCAAAAGTCACGCAGACTGTATTGTGTCAAATGTTTCAGATGCAGAAGCTACTCTTGCGTCCCTTCACGAAAACTTGGTCCGTGGAGAGATATCCGCACTGGAGATATCCAAAGGCATTTACAAGATCATGGAGCAGATCGAAGGAGGAGACATAACCAAAAGGAGAGAAGTTGCAAGGAGGTTAAACTGGTTTAAAGACGATGGTCGTCCTGATACCAATCGAGTGACGAAGACGCTCAAGCTTGGCGAGTTTCAGGAAAAACTAGGTGGAAAGGTAGCGGTTAAGTACAGGACAAAAGGGGATGCCATGCGCAAGGAAAAGGTGATTCCGTGGGCAGTTGCAGAGCGACTGCAGACGATTCTTGAGAATCCCGTCGTGGAATCACAACTGCAATCATTAAAGGTGCCTGAACGTCAGAAGGACTACGAAGATTATGTCATGCGACTGGCTAATGCTTATCGTCAAGTCAGAACAGGGAGAAGAAAGGTCTTTGAAGAACGGTTCATAGCCAATGCCAATCAAGATCCGGTAGAAACAGCGCAGGAAGTGGAACGAGAATCGATCAAAAGCCAACTCGTCACATTCCGCCTGGATCCGGAACTCTACGGGTGGATTGTACAGTTTGCAGCAAAGAACAACGTCACGAAGACTGAAGCAATTATTCGAATTATACAGGCACATAGGGCCCACCTCTCTTCTTCTGGTCGACAAGACCAGATAAACGACACTAAAATGACAGTGGAGGGTCAAACACTATGA